TCAATGCAAATCCTTCGCTTTCCAGCCCAATAACACTGGGTCTCTTCTTGTTCCTCTGATCACCTTGTCTCCCGAGTGACCTGCTAGGTGCTGAGGCTCAGCTCCAACAACTTCATTAGCATGAGGCTAGGAGTTGTGCACATTATGAATGACATTCTATCAGAAAATTCTAAGTGTTTTGAAGCTCTGTGACAGGTACTGAGGACAAAGACCAAATATATTTCATGTGACATCAGAGAATTTCTAGAACAAGCAGCTAGAAGATGGAAGGCTGTCTTCAATCCAGCACAGAGATCCACTTGAATCCAGTGCACAGCCAAtttgacaaattaaaaaaatctagacataagagaaccaggtgtggtggcacctggctttaattctagcacttgggagtttgaggccagcctgcaactagcgagttccaggtcagccccagctacagtgagactacctggaaaagaaaccaaaacaaacaaaaaaattaaagatttcttCTATTTCCCAGTCCACAAAACTAACCTATTTAGTCTTGTGCAAGAATCTTGAGTATGTATCAACAAATCAGACTCGAGGGCCCTGTGGTAGCAGGTGTAGGGACTCAAAATGGCATAGGCCAGGGGTGGTGAGCTTTTTGCACTATGGTAGATGGTCCAGAAGCCCTTTGATCTGTCACCTGCTGATCAAATTCAGGGCTGTGTTAACAAGCTTCTAGTGGAAGCTACACCACAGGCAAAGGCCACTGGCCATCTGGAAGGCAGAGTGCCTGGCAGAGCTCTGCACCAGAATGAACAGAAGGCAGAGTGAAGACTGGACTTATCCTGTGTTGCTGCCCCTCGAGGTAGACCTGTCTGGAGTGTGGTGGGCGGAGGGGGCAGTCTACGGATGTCATTTTTGGGGAATACAGGTGCTTTTGGCCTGAGCTGCAGCCTATGCGGTCACCTAGGGTCAGTGTCACTTGGAAGGGGAGCTGCCTTTTCAGGAGCCACATGACCTCTGGCACATCACCTCACATTTTGGTAAGGCACTAGTAGCACCTTCCCAGCAGGTGCCTTGAAGACTGGGTGAACTGAGATGATGCTGGGGATCTGGAGCCAGGCCCACCTGGATCCGTTGGAGCTGAGCTCACCAGTGGCAGGCCCACAGGAAGAGGCAGTGGGAAGGTCACAGCCTGAGGCTAGGATCGCCCAgggttagagggctggagagtttagGCTGAAATTTGACCTACTTCCTAAGCCAAAGGTCTGATCATGCTGAAACCAGTGAGCTGATGGACCAGCCTGGCTGTACAGCCCAGAGATGGACAGTGATTGCCTCAAGATCAGAGTTGGTGACAGAGCTGGACAGTGCCTCCTCACCCTGCTGGCCTAGAATTGTTCCTGCCAACACACAGCCCTGCACAGCCGCTCAGGTGAAAAGGGTTTTTTGTTATTTCCAGGGGAGTGAACCAAGACCACGCCCATTCCAATGCATATTGGGCTCCCAACCTGGAGGCTCAGGTTCAGCACCTTGGAGaggggacacccccccccccacctctgcaCCTGGAGGAACTTCTCTGAGAGACATCACCTGGTCAAATGGTCAAGTGACTGGGTGCTAGCAACTTCCCTTCTGGGGTCACTTCTACTCTCTGGATGGGACTGAGATCCAGGTGTTCAGCACCTGACTGAATGTTTTAATGAGCTGCTCAGGACAGGGCTGATGATTGCTGGATGTGTACCAGAGGTCAAGGGGGTGGTCCAGTGTCACATCTGGAGCACCCCATGCAGACCCACACACCCAGAAGTTTCAAAACTGATGTAGTTCCCTGGTGGGATCAGCGAAGGTCAGGGGACATGAAGGACAGCATGGTTATAAATACACATGTTTGTTGAGGACAACACAGGGCAGAGACGGTGCTGTACAGAGCTGGTATAGGCTTGGGGCTGAACgccacagagagaagacagagtccACCCAGCAGGGTAGGCCAGGCAGCATTCTGGGGCCTGTAACACTTGGTTGGTGGGCAAGAGGCGGTCAGGGGTTTGGTCCAGGGCTGGTGGAGCCCCAGGTACCCTGGAGGCTCCCTGATCCAGTCTGACCGAGGTCCTGGGCGGTATTGACGGTGGCACCTGTGTTCAGCTTACATCATTCAGGGCCTGGTGGGATATGAGGACAGTTAGCAGGATGCACAGGGTAGGAGGGCAAGGAGGTCTGCCAGGGACCACATGGGCCACTCACCTTGCGTGCAAACTCAGGCAGCACAAAGGCCGCGCGGTGCACCTCGGAGTTGTAGTATTTCAGCTGCATCTGCTCCACCTGCGCCTGCGTCAGCTGCTGCACGGGCTCCCGGAAGTTGGTGCTCTGGGGGCCGGGGACCGTGGGGCATCAGGGCAGGGCTCTCTGTGCCCGCCTGTGCCCCATCCCGCGGGCAGCCCCCAGCTCACCGGGTTTTTGCTGCACAGCATGAAGCCGATCTGGCCGCTGGGGTAGGTGGGGATGGTGCAATAGGCATAGCCCACCACAGGGAAGAGCGACTTGCAGAACTGCCGCATCTCCTTGATGAGGTCCAGGTGTAGCCATTGGCACTCGCCTGAGAGAGGCTTCGGGTCAGCCCATACAATGGCCTGTCCCACCCTGCCAGTCCAACTGCCTGTGGCCACACTTACCCTGGCAGCAGAGGATGCCATCCTCCTTGAGCGCCGTCTTCATGAGCTGATAATAGGATTCCTTGAAGAGGCTCTCGGCAGGGCCTGCAGGAACAGGGACCATGGCCACCCAGCTGAAATCTCAGGGCCACCATCACCCCGTTACACAGACTCACATAGCTCCCCACCAGTGAGGAGCCAGATTCGGATACAGTTCTACGGCATGTGGAAACTGAGTATGGGTGCTGAGACCGATTGTCCCCACAGCTGAGGGCCAGGTATCTTAAATCTACCCTGGCAGTGATGTTGTGGGCAATGCAGCACAGGGGAGGTTGGCAATGGGGCCTCAATGGACCAAGGCCAGATCCCCACTCTCTTCAGGTCCCCATCGTGTAAAAACAAGTGACCTGAGTCCTGACTGCAAGTGGCAAAGGACACCATAACTCTAGTTTGGCAGAGGTGGCTGCACGGCATGGGGCCCACCCTTGCTCACCCATAGGGTCTGAGGAGTCAGTGATGATCACGTCAAAGGCATCTTGGTTCTGTTTCATGAACTCAAAACCATCGCCCACGTGTAAGGTCAGCTTTGAGCTAGAGTAGCCAATGGCCATACCTGGCAGGAACTTCTTAGAGACTTGGATGACATCCTGGGTAGACAGGAAGAACCAGGTTGAGTCACAAGGGTTGGGGAACTCCAGGGTCCCTTACAGCTGTGTCTCCCTGGATGAGCCCTTCCCTTTTTGGGACCTCAGCTCCTTATGGGGTGTTGGCTCTTGCTGCCACTCAGGTGGCATCTTGCTCTGTTCTTGTTCCTCCCTGCAGATCAGCTGCCCTATCTGAATGGGAATTACTTGCTTCTCCGTatcttaaatatgtttttatttatttatttaagagagacagaaagagagagagaatgggcacaccagggcctccaggcactgcaaaccaactcccgactcatgtgccaccttgtgcagcagctggcttatgtgggtcctggggaatcgaacctgggtccttaggctttgcaggcaagagccttaaccgctaagccatctccccagctgtctCTGTATTTTAAATGCCTGAAACTTCCAATGCCAACCTGGAACCTTCCCATACTTCTATCTAGCTGGTAGCTTCTCATGCAGACCTCAGTTTCAACACAACTTCTTCAGGGTCTGTCCTGACCACCCAGGTAACtacatatatttacttgagagagaaagcacaggcgtgccagggcctgttgctgctacaaatgaaattCCAAATGATGGATgcatcatgttgtgcatctggctttctgtgggtactggggaatcgaacacaggttggcagactttgcaagcaagagcctttcactgctgagccatctccctagcatgtAACCACCCACTCTTTAGCCTGCAactatctgtctcttccttacCTTACCCCTTGTAAGTCCTATTGGGCTCCCTTTTAATGTCTCCTGTAACGCAGAACATGGGCAGAAAGGGACTAACTTGTCCATCACTGTATCTGCAACACCTCAGACAatacctggcacacagtaggtgcttacTAGAAATACAGTGGGTGTCAAGGGTAGATGCCTATCCTCTCAGGAAATGTCTGTGAGCCCTGCCTGGGCCTTAGATTAGAAGTCAGCTCCAAGTGTACTGAGAGTTAAGATCCATGGTGCACTCTGTGCCAGGCCCCCGGTTTATCTGATTTCCCTAGTCAGTGTTCTCATCCTGggttttgcagatgaggaaacaggcgCCCACAACACTAAGCACCTTGCCTCAGggctgagctgggcctggtgactCAACCCCAGGCTTCCTGTATGGCACTCACCTCATCAATCTCGCACTGAACCACTGCCTCCACCGAAGGGTGCTTCACCACCTCCCTTAGGACGCCTCCATCTCCACCCCCGATGATCAGCACCTACGTGGGGGCCAGGCCAGTGAGGATCAGTTTCACTCATACAGAACCCCCATGGAGCAACGCAGTTTCTCTGCTCCCCTGAGCCCTACCTGTCCTCCTTCTCAAAAAGCCCTTCCCTACCTCAGCAACCTGGTACCTGGGAGTCTCCTTTCCTGAAAACCCGTCTCCTCTGAGAGCAACAGTCCCAGTTCCCCCAGAAGCTCCCCTCACCCTTGGGGGCACGTTCTCTGACAGCCCTTTAAGCAACATCTCCTCTGGTCCCAACCCCTCATGCCCACCCTGTTCCTTAGGGACCTCCAGCTCAAGGCCCAACATAAGGGACTGTGGTACCTTTCGGGGGTTGGGGTGGCTGCAGAGAGGCAAGTTGGCGATCATCTCTTGGTAGGAGAACTCGTCCCTCTCCGTGCACTGGATGACGCCATCCAGAACCAGCACGTTGCCGTAGGTCTTGCTGCAGGCAGAGTGACAGtcgggaacctgggtcctccagCGCGCAGGGGATGTGCCCCAACCCGCCCTGAATGAACAAAGTTACCCCCCGTCCCGCCATGGGGTCCCAGGGGCGAGTAGTGAGAGTGACACGTGGCGGGGATCGGCCAGGCCAGCCCAAgggtgggggttggggtgggACTCGGGGTACCCTCGGCTGACGTGTCCCGAGACTGACACGTGGAGCACGGCTCCCTCCGGTCCCAGGCCCGCCCGGAACGCCGGCCTGCAGCACTGGGATCGCGGTGCAGGGCGGGGAGGGCACCGGCGTGGGGGGTCGGCCTAGTCCTGTAAGAACTTCTGACAGTTCTGCAGGGAGCCGTGGGCTGGGCGGCGGGCAGTGGGCGGCTGCGAGCCCGTGGCGGTACCTGCGGAAGACGAGGATATCCTGGTACC
The genomic region above belongs to Jaculus jaculus isolate mJacJac1 chromosome 5, mJacJac1.mat.Y.cur, whole genome shotgun sequence and contains:
- the Srm gene encoding spermidine synthase, which encodes MEPGPDGPAAPGPAAIREGWFRETCSLWPGQALSLQVEQLLHHQRSRYQDILVFRSKTYGNVLVLDGVIQCTERDEFSYQEMIANLPLCSHPNPRKVLIIGGGDGGVLREVVKHPSVEAVVQCEIDEDVIQVSKKFLPGMAIGYSSSKLTLHVGDGFEFMKQNQDAFDVIITDSSDPMGPAESLFKESYYQLMKTALKEDGILCCQGECQWLHLDLIKEMRQFCKSLFPVVGYAYCTIPTYPSGQIGFMLCSKNPSTNFREPVQQLTQAQVEQMQLKYYNSEVHRAAFVLPEFARKALNDVS